In the Micromonospora narathiwatensis genome, one interval contains:
- a CDS encoding ABC transporter permease subunit: protein MSTVTWITARGLFGRRRFLLLLPLPALLLVLAIVSRSLGVHPSEWGPPVLVGLGLAVVLPVVALIVGTGVLGAEIDDGTVVHILTKPLPRWQIVLPKLAVATGVSAATVAVPLYVAGVLADSVRLGLALAAASALGALAYSAFFLALSLLTRRPVLLGLVYVLIWEGLLGRFVDGTRVLSIQQWVIAFADRMAPTDLLGTTVSVPVAVVLTALVAVGSTILAIDRLRSFSVAGETS, encoded by the coding sequence ATGTCGACCGTTACCTGGATCACCGCCCGCGGACTCTTCGGCCGGCGCCGGTTCCTGCTGCTGCTTCCGCTGCCCGCGCTGCTGTTGGTGCTCGCGATCGTCTCCCGCAGCCTGGGCGTCCACCCGAGCGAGTGGGGGCCGCCGGTGCTGGTCGGGCTCGGGCTGGCCGTGGTGCTGCCGGTGGTCGCGCTGATCGTCGGCACCGGCGTGCTCGGCGCCGAGATCGACGACGGCACGGTGGTGCACATCCTCACCAAGCCGCTGCCGCGTTGGCAGATCGTGCTGCCGAAGCTGGCGGTGGCGACCGGGGTCAGCGCCGCCACCGTCGCCGTCCCGCTCTACGTCGCGGGCGTGCTCGCCGACTCGGTACGCCTCGGACTGGCGCTCGCCGCCGCGTCGGCGCTGGGCGCGCTGGCGTACTCGGCGTTCTTCCTGGCGCTCAGCCTGCTGACCCGGCGGCCCGTGCTGCTCGGCCTGGTCTACGTGCTGATCTGGGAGGGCCTGCTCGGCCGGTTCGTGGACGGCACCAGGGTGCTCTCCATCCAGCAGTGGGTGATCGCCTTCGCCGACCGGATGGCCCCCACCGACCTGCTCGGCACCACCGTCTCGGTGCCGGTGGCGGTGGTCCTGACCGCCCTGGTGGCGGTCGGCTCCACCATCCTCGCCATCGACCGTCTCCGCTCCTTCTCGGTGGCCGGCGAGACCAGCTGA
- a CDS encoding ABC transporter ATP-binding protein — translation MTTISVGPQAAAPTTPASTLDLAGVSRWYGNVVAVNDVTMRLGPGVTGLLGPNGAGKTTLLHMMAGFLAPSRGAVTLDGEPTWRNPGVYRHLGLVSEREAVHAFLSAYEFVLASAKLHRLPDPEAAARRAIDLVEMADAQDRRIGTYSKGMRQRTRVAAALVHDPQVLLLDEPFNGMDPRQRLHMMDLLHRLGDAGRTILFSSHILEEVEQVSGTVQVMVAGRLAASGDYRTIRRLMTNRPHVFAVRSTDDRALAVALIAEQSVTGVELGRDGLTVRAGDYGAFTRALPKIALARGVRVRSLTPEDESLESVFSYLVGS, via the coding sequence ATGACCACGATCAGCGTCGGCCCGCAGGCGGCGGCCCCGACCACGCCCGCGTCCACCCTCGACCTCGCCGGGGTCTCCCGCTGGTACGGCAACGTGGTGGCGGTCAACGACGTCACCATGCGGCTCGGGCCCGGGGTGACCGGCCTGCTCGGGCCGAACGGCGCGGGGAAGACCACCCTGCTGCACATGATGGCCGGTTTCCTCGCCCCGTCCCGGGGCGCGGTCACCCTCGACGGGGAGCCGACCTGGCGCAACCCGGGCGTCTACCGTCACCTCGGCCTGGTCAGCGAGCGGGAGGCGGTGCACGCCTTCCTCTCCGCGTACGAGTTCGTGCTGGCCAGCGCGAAGCTGCACCGGCTGCCCGACCCGGAGGCGGCGGCCCGCCGGGCCATCGACCTGGTCGAGATGGCGGACGCGCAGGACCGGCGGATCGGCACGTACTCCAAGGGCATGCGGCAGCGCACCCGGGTGGCCGCCGCGCTGGTCCACGACCCGCAGGTGCTGCTGCTCGACGAGCCGTTCAACGGCATGGACCCGCGGCAGCGGCTGCACATGATGGATCTGCTGCACCGCCTCGGCGACGCTGGCCGGACCATCCTGTTCAGCTCGCACATCCTGGAGGAGGTCGAGCAGGTCTCCGGCACCGTGCAGGTGATGGTCGCCGGCCGGCTCGCCGCCTCCGGCGACTACCGGACCATCCGCCGGCTGATGACCAACCGGCCGCACGTCTTCGCGGTGCGCTCCACCGACGACCGGGCGCTCGCGGTCGCGCTGATCGCCGAGCAGTCGGTGACCGGGGTGGAGCTGGGCCGTGACGGGCTCACCGTCCGGGCCGGCGACTACGGCGCCTTCACCCGGGCGCTGCCCAAGATCGCGTTGGCCCGGGGCGTCCGGGTCCGGTCGCTGACGCCCGAGGACGAATCCCTGGAGAGCGTCTTCTCCTACCTGGTCGGGAGCTGA
- a CDS encoding ABC transporter permease produces the protein MSEPTGVIHDIGYQRYTGPRLGRRHVFGALYLHGLRTAFGLGRSAKAKIFPWLVVGIVVVVAAGLTAVRTQTGQVVMTYAQFADAMSWLVIFFVAVVGPELVSRDLRSGVLPLYFSRPLPRGDYALAKLGALASALWLLLGAPQLVMFLGAAFTTKTGMRGVWDELLDLLPGLLYAALWAVVFASVGLLIASLTGKRAFAAGGIVAAFLMTTPIVGTLSIMPSRAVNELAMLGSPSTLVQAVGVYTLGDRLVPGARAEQMIGGFGPVYLAVAVLLVAGCVALLLLRYRKVAAR, from the coding sequence ATGTCTGAGCCGACCGGCGTCATCCACGACATCGGATACCAGCGTTACACCGGCCCCCGGCTGGGCCGCCGGCACGTCTTCGGCGCGCTCTACCTGCACGGGCTGCGGACCGCGTTCGGCCTCGGCCGGTCCGCCAAGGCGAAGATCTTCCCCTGGCTGGTGGTCGGCATCGTGGTGGTGGTCGCCGCCGGGCTGACCGCGGTACGCACCCAGACCGGCCAGGTCGTCATGACGTACGCCCAGTTCGCCGACGCGATGAGCTGGCTGGTCATCTTCTTCGTCGCGGTGGTCGGGCCGGAGCTGGTCTCCCGCGACCTGCGCAGCGGGGTGCTGCCGCTCTACTTCTCCCGGCCGCTGCCCCGCGGCGACTACGCGCTGGCCAAGCTCGGCGCGCTGGCCTCCGCGCTCTGGCTGCTGCTCGGCGCGCCGCAGCTGGTGATGTTCCTCGGCGCGGCGTTCACCACCAAGACCGGGATGCGCGGGGTCTGGGACGAGCTGCTCGACCTGCTGCCCGGCCTGCTCTACGCGGCCCTGTGGGCGGTGGTCTTCGCCTCGGTCGGGCTGCTCATCGCCTCGCTCACCGGCAAGCGGGCGTTCGCGGCCGGCGGCATCGTGGCGGCGTTCCTGATGACCACCCCGATCGTCGGCACCCTGTCGATCATGCCGTCCCGGGCGGTCAACGAGCTGGCCATGCTCGGCTCGCCGTCCACCCTGGTCCAGGCCGTCGGCGTCTACACCCTGGGCGACCGGCTGGTTCCCGGCGCACGAGCGGAACAGATGATCGGCGGTTTCGGCCCGGTCTACCTGGCCGTGGCCGTCCTGCTGGTGGCCGGCTGCGTCGCCCTGCTGTTGCTGCGATACCGGAAGGTGGCCGCCCGATGA
- a CDS encoding ABC transporter ATP-binding protein, with translation MTLLATESLTKTYGGRVTALADLTVSVEPGIIGLVGANGAGKSTLIKILLGLLAPTSGRVSVLGLDPTTDPAAVRARVGYMPEHDALPPDLSAAELVTHLGRISGLPRTAARERASEALRHVGLHEERHRAVGGYSTGMKQRVKLAQALVHDPDLLLLDEPTNGLDPAGRDAMLALIHRIGTEFGISVVVCSHLLGEVERICDTLVAIDGGRLLRADRVAAMTSATDVLAVEVSEGTEDLAARLAALNLPVSREGRLLLVPLADDATYDLILGAVAELDLPLHRLDQRRHRVAELFATREPSHV, from the coding sequence GTGACACTGCTCGCGACCGAGTCGCTGACCAAGACGTACGGAGGCCGGGTCACCGCGTTGGCCGACCTCACGGTGTCGGTCGAGCCGGGGATCATCGGGCTGGTCGGTGCCAACGGCGCCGGCAAGTCGACCCTGATCAAGATCCTGCTGGGCCTGCTCGCCCCGACCAGTGGCCGGGTCTCCGTGCTCGGCCTCGACCCCACCACCGACCCGGCGGCGGTCCGCGCCCGGGTCGGCTACATGCCCGAACACGATGCCCTCCCGCCCGACCTCTCCGCCGCCGAACTGGTCACCCACCTGGGTCGGATCAGCGGCCTGCCGCGGACGGCCGCGCGGGAGCGGGCCTCCGAGGCGCTGCGCCACGTCGGCCTGCACGAGGAGCGGCACCGGGCCGTCGGTGGCTACTCCACCGGCATGAAGCAGCGGGTGAAGCTGGCCCAGGCACTGGTGCACGACCCCGACCTGCTGCTGCTCGACGAGCCCACCAACGGCCTCGACCCGGCCGGCCGGGACGCCATGCTCGCCCTGATCCACCGGATCGGCACTGAGTTCGGCATCTCCGTGGTGGTCTGCTCGCACCTGCTCGGCGAGGTGGAACGGATCTGCGACACCCTGGTCGCCATCGACGGCGGCCGGCTGCTGCGCGCCGACCGGGTCGCCGCGATGACCTCCGCCACCGACGTGCTCGCCGTCGAGGTCAGCGAGGGTACGGAGGATCTGGCCGCCCGGCTCGCCGCGCTGAACCTGCCGGTGTCCCGGGAGGGCCGGCTGCTGCTCGTCCCGCTCGCCGACGACGCCACGTACGACCTGATCCTCGGCGCGGTCGCCGAGCTGGACCTGCCGCTGCACCGGCTCGACCAGCGGCGGCACCGGGTGGCCGAACTCTTCGCCACGAGGGAGCCCAGCCATGTCTGA
- the cysC gene encoding adenylyl-sulfate kinase — MSNGWVLPEDVLRDAPAYAPRTGELADLELLLTGAYTPLTGFMTRADLAALNRRGRLADGTLWPVPVTLQVPTAIVHALELDEPLRRALVLTDGEGAPVAAMDVTDVWPVREGMVGVGGAVRRLGDGGHGPFQRLRRSPEEVKALLPPGRVLGVFADRPLHRPQLAQIAHAARTLGAHLLVMIPVGDEGAGGLPSEALVRTVFAARDRMPPATLVAVPLARRPDEISDALLRARVAAAYGVTHLLSTEGMLSGAGLRVLVPRELAYDNRDGQWRWREDIPPRNRRLALSQDEVDDLLDRGFPLPEWHTPPAVAKELARARPPRRHRGLVVFLTGLSGSGKSTIARGLADLLREGGDRSITLLDGDVVRRELSAGLGFSKADRDANVRRIGWVAAEIARHRGVGICCPIAPYAAARAIAREMAHAAGAGFLLVHVATPLEVCEQRDRKGLYARARAGLLTGMTGIDDPYEEPTDADLVVDTTDMSVEEAVQRVMEHLTESGWVEPRLQSA; from the coding sequence ATGAGCAACGGGTGGGTGCTGCCCGAGGACGTGCTGCGGGACGCGCCGGCGTACGCGCCTCGCACCGGTGAGCTGGCCGATCTGGAGTTACTGCTGACCGGGGCGTACACCCCGCTGACCGGTTTCATGACCCGGGCCGACCTGGCCGCGCTGAACCGGCGCGGCCGGCTGGCCGACGGCACGTTGTGGCCGGTGCCGGTGACCCTCCAGGTGCCAACGGCGATCGTTCACGCGCTGGAGCTGGACGAGCCGCTGCGCCGGGCGCTGGTGCTCACCGACGGCGAGGGCGCCCCGGTGGCCGCGATGGACGTGACCGACGTCTGGCCGGTCCGCGAGGGAATGGTGGGCGTCGGCGGCGCGGTACGCCGGCTCGGCGACGGCGGCCACGGGCCGTTCCAGCGGCTGCGGCGCAGCCCCGAGGAGGTCAAGGCGCTGCTGCCGCCGGGTCGGGTGCTCGGCGTCTTCGCCGACCGGCCGCTGCACCGGCCACAGCTCGCGCAGATCGCGCACGCCGCTCGCACGTTGGGCGCACACCTGCTGGTGATGATCCCGGTGGGCGACGAGGGCGCCGGCGGGCTGCCGTCCGAGGCGCTGGTCCGCACCGTGTTCGCCGCCCGCGACCGGATGCCCCCGGCGACCCTGGTGGCGGTGCCGCTGGCCAGGCGGCCCGACGAGATCAGCGACGCCCTGCTCCGGGCCCGGGTCGCCGCCGCGTACGGGGTGACCCACCTGCTCTCCACCGAGGGGATGCTCTCCGGGGCCGGGCTGCGGGTGCTGGTGCCCCGGGAGCTGGCGTACGACAACCGGGACGGGCAGTGGCGCTGGCGGGAGGACATTCCGCCGCGCAACCGACGGCTGGCGCTCAGCCAGGACGAGGTCGACGACCTGCTCGACCGGGGCTTCCCGCTGCCCGAGTGGCACACCCCGCCGGCGGTGGCCAAGGAGCTGGCCCGGGCCCGTCCGCCGCGCCGGCACCGGGGCCTGGTGGTCTTCCTGACCGGCCTTTCCGGCTCCGGCAAGTCGACCATCGCCCGGGGCCTGGCCGACCTGCTGCGCGAGGGCGGCGACCGAAGCATCACCCTGCTCGACGGCGACGTGGTGCGCCGGGAACTCTCCGCCGGGCTGGGCTTCAGCAAGGCCGACCGGGACGCCAACGTACGCCGGATCGGTTGGGTGGCCGCCGAGATCGCCCGGCACCGGGGAGTCGGCATCTGCTGCCCGATCGCCCCGTACGCGGCGGCCCGGGCCATCGCCCGGGAGATGGCGCACGCCGCCGGGGCGGGCTTCCTGCTGGTCCACGTCGCGACCCCGCTGGAGGTGTGCGAGCAGCGCGACCGCAAGGGCCTGTACGCGCGGGCCCGCGCCGGCCTGCTCACCGGGATGACCGGCATCGACGACCCGTACGAGGAGCCGACCGACGCCGACCTGGTGGTGGACACCACCGACATGTCCGTCGAGGAGGCGGTCCAGCGGGTGATGGAGCACCTGACCGAGAGCGGCTGGGTGGAGCCCCGCCTCCAGTCCGCCTGA
- a CDS encoding DeoR/GlpR family DNA-binding transcription regulator: MLARQRQAAILERVRAAGGVRVTELAAEFGVSDMTIRRDLETLHERGVLAKVHGGATVAGPGSTDEPGFRAKSVRQSAEKAAIADRAARLVRPGAAIALSAGTTTAELARRLVDVPGLTVVTNSLPVAEILHVGGRPDQTVVLTGGVRTPSDALVGPLAVAALGALHLDLLFLGVHGISERAGFTTPNLMEADTNRALVAAADRLVVLADHTKWGTVGISSIVGLDAADVLVTDDRLAPDARRALAERVGELVVVPGTEGAQ; this comes from the coding sequence ATGCTGGCGCGGCAGCGGCAGGCGGCCATCCTGGAACGGGTCCGTGCCGCCGGGGGCGTACGGGTCACCGAACTGGCCGCCGAGTTCGGCGTCTCCGACATGACCATCCGGCGTGACCTGGAGACGCTGCACGAGCGGGGCGTGCTGGCCAAGGTGCACGGCGGGGCGACCGTCGCCGGCCCCGGCTCGACCGACGAGCCCGGGTTCCGCGCCAAGTCGGTCCGGCAGTCCGCTGAGAAGGCGGCGATCGCCGACCGCGCCGCGCGGCTCGTCCGCCCCGGCGCCGCGATCGCCCTCTCCGCCGGCACGACCACCGCCGAGCTGGCCCGCCGGCTGGTCGACGTGCCGGGGCTGACCGTGGTGACGAACTCACTGCCGGTGGCCGAGATCCTGCACGTCGGCGGCCGGCCGGACCAGACCGTGGTGCTCACCGGTGGTGTGCGTACCCCCTCGGACGCGCTGGTCGGCCCGCTGGCCGTGGCCGCGCTCGGGGCGCTCCACCTCGACCTGCTCTTCCTCGGCGTGCACGGGATCAGCGAACGCGCCGGGTTCACCACCCCGAACCTCATGGAGGCCGACACGAACCGGGCCCTGGTGGCCGCGGCCGACCGGCTGGTGGTGCTCGCCGACCACACCAAGTGGGGCACGGTCGGCATCTCCTCGATCGTCGGACTGGACGCCGCGGACGTGCTGGTCACCGACGACCGGCTGGCGCCGGACGCGCGCCGGGCGCTGGCGGAGCGGGTGGGCGAGCTGGTGGTCGTGCCGGGCACCGAGGGGGCGCAGTGA
- the galT gene encoding galactose-1-phosphate uridylyltransferase, producing MRRTRIELADGRELIYFDERDDAVRDQPDRRELPPPPQASQLRYDPLTDEWVAVAVHRQTRTFLPPADQCPLCPSRDGRLSEIPAPDYDVAVFENRFPSLSQRVAAEPAEITPFTPARPGHGRCEVVCFTDDHHASFAGLSPRRVRTVLDALADRTSTLNRLPGVEQVFPFENRGVEIGVTLHHPHGQIYAYPFVTPRTRVMLAAARRHAERTGGNLYADVLAAERAAGDRVVASNGHWTAYVPAAARWPFEVHVAPHRPVPDIPALDDAERDAFGPLYLDVLRRFDGLFDLPMPYVAAWYQAPVRIDRELGHLHLRLFSVRRARDKLKYLAGSESAMGAFINDIAPERAAELLRAAS from the coding sequence GTGAGGCGTACGCGGATCGAGCTGGCCGACGGCCGCGAGTTGATCTACTTCGACGAGCGGGACGACGCGGTCCGTGACCAGCCGGACCGCCGCGAGCTGCCCCCGCCGCCGCAGGCGTCCCAGCTCCGGTACGACCCGCTCACCGACGAGTGGGTGGCGGTGGCGGTGCACCGGCAGACCCGCACCTTCCTGCCTCCGGCCGACCAGTGCCCGCTCTGCCCGTCCCGGGACGGGCGGCTCAGCGAGATCCCCGCCCCCGACTACGACGTGGCCGTCTTCGAGAACCGCTTCCCGTCGCTGAGCCAACGGGTCGCCGCGGAGCCGGCCGAGATCACCCCGTTCACCCCGGCACGCCCGGGGCACGGCCGGTGCGAGGTGGTCTGCTTCACCGACGACCACCACGCCTCGTTCGCCGGCCTCTCGCCACGGCGGGTGCGGACCGTGCTGGACGCGCTCGCCGACCGGACCAGCACCCTCAACCGGCTGCCCGGGGTGGAGCAGGTCTTCCCGTTCGAGAACCGGGGCGTGGAGATCGGCGTGACGCTGCACCACCCGCACGGCCAGATCTACGCGTACCCGTTCGTGACGCCCCGGACCCGCGTGATGCTCGCCGCCGCCCGCCGGCACGCCGAGCGCACGGGCGGCAACCTGTACGCGGACGTGCTCGCCGCCGAGCGTGCCGCCGGGGACCGGGTGGTGGCGAGCAACGGGCACTGGACGGCGTACGTGCCGGCGGCGGCCCGGTGGCCGTTCGAGGTGCACGTGGCCCCGCACCGGCCGGTGCCGGACATCCCGGCGCTGGACGACGCCGAGCGGGACGCCTTCGGGCCGCTCTACCTGGACGTGCTGCGCCGCTTCGACGGGCTGTTCGACCTGCCGATGCCGTACGTCGCGGCCTGGTACCAGGCGCCGGTGCGGATCGACCGCGAGTTGGGGCACCTGCACCTGCGGCTGTTCAGCGTCCGGCGGGCCCGGGACAAGCTGAAGTACCTGGCCGGATCCGAGTCGGCCATGGGCGCGTTCATCAACGACATCGCCCCCGAACGCGCCGCCGAACTGCTCCGCGCCGCCTCGTAG
- a CDS encoding NADP-dependent isocitrate dehydrogenase, with protein sequence MAKIKVNNPVVELDGDEMTRIIWKQIREQLILPYLDVDLHYYDLSIQYRDETDDQVTIDAANAIKEHGVGVKCATITPDEARVEEFGLKKMWRSPNGTIRNILGGVVFREPIIMSNVPRLVPGWTKPIIIGRHAHGDQYKATDFVVPGPGTVTITYTPADGGAPMEMEVANFPGGGVAMGMYNFDESIRDFARASMRYGLDRGYPVYLSTKNTILKAYDGRFKDIFAEVFENEFKSEFEAAGITYEHRLIDDMVAAALKWEGGFVWACKNYDGDVQSDTVAQGFGSLGLMTSVLMTPDGRTVEAEAAHGTVTRHYRQYQKGEKTSTNPIASIYAWTRGLAHRGKLDGTPAVTEFANTLEQVIISTVEGGQMTKDLALLISRDAPWLTTDEFMNALDENLARKLAA encoded by the coding sequence ATGGCGAAGATCAAGGTAAACAACCCGGTCGTGGAACTCGACGGCGACGAGATGACCCGGATCATCTGGAAGCAGATCCGGGAGCAGCTGATCCTGCCGTACCTCGACGTCGACCTGCACTACTACGACCTGTCGATCCAGTACCGCGACGAGACCGACGACCAGGTCACCATCGACGCCGCCAACGCCATCAAGGAGCACGGCGTCGGCGTCAAGTGCGCCACCATCACCCCGGACGAGGCCCGGGTGGAGGAGTTCGGCCTGAAGAAGATGTGGCGGTCGCCGAACGGCACCATCCGCAACATCCTCGGCGGCGTCGTCTTCCGCGAGCCGATCATCATGTCGAACGTGCCACGGCTCGTTCCCGGCTGGACCAAGCCGATCATCATCGGCCGGCACGCGCACGGCGACCAGTACAAGGCCACCGACTTCGTCGTCCCCGGCCCGGGCACGGTGACCATCACCTACACCCCGGCCGACGGCGGCGCCCCGATGGAGATGGAGGTCGCCAACTTCCCGGGCGGCGGCGTCGCCATGGGCATGTACAACTTCGACGAGTCGATCCGGGACTTCGCCCGCGCCTCGATGCGCTACGGCCTGGACCGCGGCTACCCGGTCTACCTGTCGACCAAGAACACCATCCTCAAGGCGTACGACGGCCGGTTCAAGGACATCTTCGCCGAGGTGTTCGAGAACGAGTTCAAGTCAGAGTTCGAGGCCGCCGGCATCACCTACGAGCACCGGCTGATCGACGACATGGTCGCCGCCGCGCTCAAGTGGGAGGGTGGCTTCGTCTGGGCCTGCAAGAACTACGACGGTGACGTGCAGTCCGACACCGTCGCCCAGGGCTTCGGCTCGCTCGGCCTGATGACCTCCGTGCTGATGACCCCGGACGGCCGTACCGTCGAGGCCGAGGCCGCGCACGGCACGGTCACCCGGCACTACCGGCAGTACCAGAAGGGCGAGAAGACCTCGACCAACCCGATCGCGTCGATCTACGCCTGGACCCGGGGCCTGGCCCACCGGGGCAAGCTGGACGGCACCCCGGCGGTCACCGAGTTCGCCAACACGCTGGAGCAGGTCATCATCTCCACCGTCGAGGGTGGCCAGATGACCAAGGACCTCGCGCTGCTCATCTCGCGCGACGCCCCGTGGCTGACCACCGACGAGTTCATGAACGCGCTCGACGAGAACCTGGCCCGCAAGCTCGCGGCCTGA
- a CDS encoding VOC family protein, producing MQITASAVSLNVADVAASAAFVQRHFGFRQEMEADGFVSLAREGVGFNLVFLRTGLALLQPEDLRGQRAEGLIVAFVVDDVDAECARLQAAGVAITTPLQTEPWGERFFQVTDPNGVIFQLVQWVHAPAEAG from the coding sequence GTGCAGATCACCGCCTCCGCCGTCTCGCTCAACGTCGCCGACGTGGCGGCCTCGGCCGCGTTCGTCCAGCGGCACTTCGGTTTCCGGCAGGAGATGGAGGCCGACGGGTTCGTCTCGCTGGCCCGCGAGGGCGTCGGCTTCAACCTGGTCTTCCTGCGTACCGGGTTGGCCCTCCTCCAGCCCGAGGACCTGCGCGGGCAGCGGGCCGAGGGCCTGATCGTCGCCTTCGTGGTGGACGACGTCGACGCCGAGTGCGCCCGGCTCCAGGCCGCCGGCGTGGCGATCACGACCCCGCTCCAGACCGAGCCCTGGGGGGAGCGGTTCTTCCAGGTGACCGACCCGAACGGGGTGATCTTCCAGCTGGTCCAGTGGGTGCACGCCCCGGCCGAGGCCGGCTGA
- a CDS encoding TetR/AcrR family transcriptional regulator, which translates to MPNHRSGAGDPARTLRLLWRQPDEGPRRGPRPGRSLDDIVLAAIDLADTDGLDALTMRAVAQAVGVAPMSLYTYVPGKAELLDLMLDASYARMPRPDRSGEPWRVRVAALAGDNRELFTAHPWAAEVATGRPPLGPGMMAKYEYELRAFDGTGLDDVGRDAALTYVLDFVRAAARAAAEARLTRRETAWSDEEWWAANAPLLGRVLDEQRYPTAVRVGAAAGAAQNAAYSPDRAYEFGLARVLDGLGVLIDGARSRAGEAD; encoded by the coding sequence GTGCCCAACCACCGCAGCGGAGCCGGCGATCCGGCCCGCACCCTGCGACTGCTCTGGCGGCAGCCCGACGAGGGCCCCCGGCGGGGTCCGCGCCCGGGCCGCTCGCTGGACGACATCGTCCTGGCCGCGATCGACCTGGCGGACACCGACGGGCTGGACGCGCTGACCATGCGGGCGGTCGCCCAGGCGGTCGGCGTGGCGCCGATGAGCCTCTACACGTACGTTCCGGGCAAGGCCGAGTTACTCGACCTGATGCTGGACGCCAGCTACGCCCGGATGCCCCGGCCCGACCGGTCCGGCGAGCCCTGGCGGGTACGGGTGGCGGCGCTCGCCGGGGACAACCGGGAGCTGTTCACCGCCCACCCCTGGGCCGCCGAGGTCGCCACCGGCCGGCCGCCGCTAGGCCCGGGCATGATGGCCAAGTACGAGTACGAGCTGCGCGCCTTCGACGGCACCGGCCTCGATGACGTCGGACGGGACGCGGCGTTGACCTACGTCCTCGACTTCGTCCGGGCCGCGGCCCGCGCGGCGGCCGAGGCACGACTCACGCGCCGGGAGACCGCGTGGAGCGACGAGGAGTGGTGGGCGGCGAACGCCCCGCTGCTCGGCCGGGTCCTCGACGAGCAGCGGTACCCCACCGCCGTCCGGGTGGGCGCCGCGGCGGGAGCCGCCCAGAACGCCGCCTACAGCCCGGATCGCGCGTACGAGTTCGGACTGGCCCGGGTCCTCGACGGCCTGGGCGTCCTGATCGACGGCGCCCGAAGCCGCGCCGGCGAGGCCGATTGA
- the mdh gene encoding malate dehydrogenase codes for MGKKVTVVGAGFYGSTTAQRLAEYDVFDTVVITDIVEGKPAGLALDLNQSRPVEGFETKVVGVTTGANGEGYEAIEGSDVVVITAGLPRKPGMSRMDLLETNAKIVRQVSENVAKYAPNAVVIVVSNPLDEMTALAQIATQFPRNRVLGQAGMLDTARFTNFVAEALSVPVKSVKTLTLGSHGDTMVPVPSKSTVDGKPLREVMPAEQIEELVVKTRNGGAEVVALLKTGSAYYAPSAAAARMARAVAEDSGEVMPVCAWVDGEYGISGVYLGVEAAIGAEGVKRVVETDLDADELASLKEAAEAVRAKQSDIANM; via the coding sequence ATGGGTAAGAAGGTCACTGTCGTCGGGGCCGGCTTCTACGGCTCCACCACCGCGCAGCGCCTGGCCGAGTACGACGTCTTCGACACCGTCGTGATCACCGACATCGTCGAGGGCAAGCCGGCGGGTCTCGCGCTGGACCTCAACCAGTCGCGCCCGGTCGAGGGCTTCGAGACCAAGGTCGTCGGCGTCACCACCGGCGCGAACGGCGAGGGCTACGAGGCCATCGAGGGCTCGGACGTCGTGGTCATCACCGCCGGCCTGCCGCGTAAGCCGGGGATGAGCCGGATGGACCTGCTGGAGACCAACGCCAAGATCGTCCGTCAGGTCTCCGAGAACGTCGCCAAGTACGCCCCGAACGCCGTCGTCATCGTGGTGTCCAACCCGCTGGACGAGATGACCGCGCTGGCCCAGATCGCCACCCAGTTCCCGCGCAACCGGGTGCTCGGCCAGGCCGGCATGCTGGACACGGCCCGGTTCACCAACTTCGTCGCCGAGGCGCTGAGCGTGCCGGTGAAGTCGGTGAAGACGCTGACCCTGGGCTCGCACGGCGACACCATGGTCCCGGTCCCGTCGAAGAGCACCGTGGACGGCAAGCCGCTGCGTGAGGTCATGCCGGCCGAGCAGATCGAGGAGCTGGTCGTCAAGACCCGCAACGGGGGCGCCGAGGTCGTCGCGCTGCTCAAGACCGGCTCCGCGTACTACGCCCCGTCGGCCGCCGCCGCCCGGATGGCCAGGGCCGTGGCCGAGGACTCCGGCGAGGTCATGCCGGTCTGCGCCTGGGTCGACGGCGAGTACGGCATCTCCGGCGTCTACCTGGGCGTCGAGGCCGCGATCGGCGCCGAGGGCGTCAAGCGGGTCGTCGAGACCGACCTGGACGCCGACGAGCTGGCCAGCCTGAAGGAGGCCGCCGAGGCGGTCCGCGCCAAGCAGTCCGACATCGCCAACATGTGA